One genomic segment of Blattabacterium sp. (Blaberus giganteus) includes these proteins:
- a CDS encoding alpha/beta fold hydrolase, protein MILYSKIYGSGYPILVLHGLFGNGENWTSFAKEFYKFYQIHLLDIRNHGNSFFSEKMNYDIISKDILEYISYYELDHPILLGHSMGGRAVMKFSIKYPMIPKKLIIVDISPKANNITNRNQKKLIHFLKKIDFNIINTRKDLDGFLKTWISDIKIRSFFSKCTKRQKNGKLCFSFSLSNIEKNYDSLIYQDIKNGLYHGPTLFLRGEYSNYILYKDYNYIEKLFPKSKICTVKKSDHWIHVDNPTEFYKKISVFLNKT, encoded by the coding sequence ATGATACTATATTCTAAGATTTACGGATCTGGTTATCCTATTTTGGTTCTTCATGGTTTATTTGGAAACGGAGAAAATTGGACTTCTTTTGCTAAAGAATTTTATAAATTTTATCAAATTCATTTATTAGATATTAGAAATCATGGGAATAGTTTTTTTTCAGAAAAAATGAATTATGATATTATATCAAAAGATATATTAGAATATATCTCTTATTATGAATTAGATCATCCTATACTATTAGGACATTCTATGGGAGGAAGAGCTGTTATGAAGTTTTCTATAAAATACCCTATGATTCCAAAAAAATTGATAATTGTGGATATTAGTCCTAAAGCTAATAATATTACTAATAGAAATCAAAAAAAATTAATACATTTTTTGAAAAAGATAGATTTTAATATTATTAATACTAGGAAAGATCTAGACGGTTTTTTAAAAACATGGATCTCTGATATAAAAATCAGATCATTTTTTTCTAAATGTACCAAAAGACAAAAAAATGGGAAATTATGTTTTTCTTTTTCTTTATCAAACATTGAAAAAAATTATGATTCTTTAATTTATCAAGATATAAAAAATGGGTTATACCATGGTCCTACACTATTTTTGCGAGGAGAATATTCAAATTATATTCTTTATAAAGATTATAATTATATAGAAAAATTATTTCCGAAATCTAAAATTTGTACTGTTAAAAAATCTGATCATTGGATTCATGTCGATAATCCTACTGAATTTTATAAAAAAATAAGTGTTTTTTTAAACAAAACGTAA